In Natronocella acetinitrilica, the following proteins share a genomic window:
- a CDS encoding NfeD family protein has protein sequence MTPLLRYSLLQVPGIVFLGALLWWVIGHGWMRLDTAAWIMGLWLIKDAVLYPLYKPALENSPGHGTKAMEGRYGRVVMPLEPRGQIRVSGELWAAVERRRQPIPGGSKVLVVGADGLTLLVEAVKPKQATSAEAGTAGPSQD, from the coding sequence ATGACGCCACTGCTTCGATACAGCCTGCTGCAGGTGCCGGGAATTGTGTTCCTGGGGGCCCTGTTGTGGTGGGTAATCGGGCACGGCTGGATGCGCCTCGACACCGCCGCCTGGATCATGGGTCTCTGGCTCATCAAGGACGCGGTGCTGTATCCGCTCTACAAGCCAGCCCTGGAGAACAGCCCCGGCCATGGCACCAAGGCCATGGAGGGGCGCTATGGAAGGGTAGTCATGCCGCTGGAGCCGCGGGGGCAGATTCGCGTCTCCGGGGAGCTGTGGGCGGCGGTGGAGCGACGCCGTCAGCCCATACCGGGCGGCAGCAAGGTCCTGGTGGTGGGCGCGGACGGTCTGACCCTGCTGGTGGAAGCCGTCAAACCGAAGCAAGCCACCAGCGCAGAGGCAGGTACAGCAGGGCCATCGCAAGACTGA
- the puuE gene encoding allantoinase PuuE: protein MQSDYPRDLVGYGASPPDPRWPGSARVAVQFVLNYEEGGESCVLHGDSHSEQFLSEIIGAQAYPDRHMSMESIYEYGSRAGVWRILREFQRRQLPLTVFGVGMALERHPELTRAFHEAGHEIACHGWRWIHYQDVDEATEREHMARAVEAITRLTGAPPLGWYTGRDSPNTRRLVVEHGGFLYDADNYGDDLPFWTTVTTHAGERRGHLVVPYTLDSNDMRFATPQGFNTGEQFFTYLRDAFDVLYAEGAEQPKMLSVGLHCRLIGRPGRFRGLQRFLDHLEAHDRVWIARRVDIARHWVEHHPFDAQQGATHV from the coding sequence ATGCAGTCAGACTATCCCCGCGACCTTGTTGGCTACGGCGCTTCGCCGCCTGATCCCCGCTGGCCTGGTAGTGCGCGAGTGGCGGTGCAGTTCGTGCTGAACTACGAGGAGGGCGGCGAGAGCTGCGTGCTCCATGGCGATAGCCATTCGGAACAGTTTCTCTCCGAGATCATCGGTGCCCAGGCCTATCCGGACCGGCACATGAGCATGGAGTCCATCTACGAGTACGGCTCCCGGGCGGGCGTCTGGCGGATCCTGCGGGAGTTCCAGCGGCGGCAATTGCCGCTGACAGTCTTCGGCGTGGGTATGGCGCTGGAACGCCATCCCGAACTGACCCGTGCCTTCCATGAGGCCGGCCACGAGATCGCCTGTCACGGTTGGCGCTGGATTCACTACCAGGATGTGGACGAAGCCACCGAGCGCGAACACATGGCCCGTGCGGTGGAGGCCATCACCCGTCTCACCGGAGCGCCACCGCTGGGTTGGTACACCGGGCGCGACAGCCCGAACACTCGCCGTTTGGTGGTGGAGCATGGCGGCTTTCTCTACGACGCAGACAATTATGGTGACGACCTGCCGTTCTGGACCACGGTGACCACCCATGCCGGCGAGCGGCGCGGGCATCTGGTGGTGCCCTATACCCTGGACAGCAACGACATGCGTTTCGCCACCCCCCAGGGCTTTAACACCGGCGAGCAGTTCTTCACTTATCTCAGGGACGCCTTCGATGTGCTCTACGCCGAGGGCGCGGAGCAGCCGAAGATGCTCTCCGTGGGCCTGCATTGCCGCCTGATCGGCCGCCCCGGGCGCTTCCGCGGGCTGCAACGCTTCCTCGACCACCTGGAAGCCCATGATCGGGTCTGGATCGCACGCCGTGTGGACATCGCCCGCCACTGGGTCGAACATCACCCCTTTGATGCCCAACAGGGAGCAACGCATGTCTGA
- a CDS encoding ureidoglycolate lyase, with the protein MRTLTAKPLTRDAFEPFGDVIETTSAPERFPINNGSTMRYHALAGVELKGDDARGIVSIFRGQPFAFPVTLQLMERHPLGSQCFVPMRGERFLLVVAPPVDVFGVDDLRAFITNGSQGVNYRAGVWHHPLLSLDRVSDFLVVDRAGSGNNCDERELPEKVRVVM; encoded by the coding sequence ATGAGAACACTGACAGCGAAGCCGCTCACCCGTGATGCCTTCGAGCCTTTTGGTGACGTTATCGAGACCACCAGCGCGCCGGAGCGCTTCCCCATCAACAACGGCTCCACCATGCGCTACCACGCGCTGGCCGGCGTGGAACTGAAGGGTGACGACGCCCGGGGCATCGTCAGCATCTTCCGCGGCCAGCCGTTCGCCTTTCCCGTGACCCTGCAGCTCATGGAACGCCATCCCCTGGGCAGCCAGTGTTTCGTACCCATGCGCGGAGAGCGGTTTCTGCTCGTGGTGGCGCCACCGGTGGATGTATTCGGCGTCGATGACCTGCGGGCCTTCATCACCAACGGCAGCCAGGGCGTGAATTACCGCGCCGGGGTGTGGCATCACCCCTTGTTGTCGCTGGACCGGGTGTCGGATTTCCTGGTCGTGGACCGTGCCGGCAGCGGCAACAATTGCGACGAGCGCGAGCTGCCGGAGAAGGTGCGGGTGGTGATGTAG
- the alc gene encoding allantoicase, whose protein sequence is MSEQAIQAPAVELPEFARARVNLADASLGAEALACSDEFFADRQRMLNPDPAVFYPDRYDEHGKWMDGWETRRRRNGGHDWCVVRLALPGVILGVDLDTSFFTGNYPPAASIEACCKPDGEPAESDWQLLVASTSLQGDSHRFIAVDHDNPVTHLRLHIYPDGGIARLRVYGDPWCDWSRKPADQLYDLLALEHGARAIAYSDSHYGHPMRLFRPGRGLNMGDGWETRRRREPGNDWCILQLGHPAVIERVELDTAHFKGNYPDCCSIQAALVTWGTDESLITQSMFWDTLLPEQPLQADSIHSFTELASGIGPVSHVRLNVIPDGGVSRLRLWGRLHRGEEGA, encoded by the coding sequence ATGTCTGAACAGGCCATCCAGGCGCCAGCGGTGGAACTGCCGGAGTTCGCCCGGGCGCGGGTCAATCTGGCGGATGCGAGCCTTGGCGCCGAGGCGCTGGCTTGCAGTGACGAGTTCTTCGCTGATCGGCAACGCATGTTGAATCCCGATCCGGCCGTCTTCTATCCCGACCGTTACGACGAGCATGGCAAGTGGATGGATGGCTGGGAGACCCGCCGCCGGCGCAATGGCGGGCACGACTGGTGTGTGGTGCGCCTGGCCCTGCCGGGGGTGATTCTCGGAGTGGACCTGGACACCAGCTTTTTCACGGGCAACTACCCGCCGGCCGCGTCCATCGAAGCCTGCTGCAAGCCCGATGGTGAACCTGCGGAGAGCGACTGGCAGTTGCTGGTGGCATCCACCAGCCTGCAGGGCGACAGCCACCGCTTCATCGCCGTGGATCACGACAATCCCGTGACCCACCTGCGCTTGCACATCTATCCCGATGGCGGCATCGCAAGATTGCGGGTCTATGGCGACCCCTGGTGTGACTGGTCGCGCAAGCCGGCGGATCAGCTCTACGACCTGCTGGCCCTGGAGCACGGCGCGCGGGCCATCGCCTACAGCGATTCCCATTATGGCCATCCCATGCGCCTGTTCCGCCCCGGGCGCGGGCTGAACATGGGCGATGGCTGGGAGACCCGGCGCCGGCGCGAGCCGGGCAACGACTGGTGCATTCTGCAACTCGGCCATCCGGCGGTTATCGAACGGGTCGAACTGGACACCGCCCATTTCAAGGGCAACTACCCGGACTGCTGCTCCATACAGGCGGCCCTGGTGACCTGGGGCACCGATGAATCCCTGATCACCCAGAGCATGTTCTGGGATACCCTGCTGCCCGAGCAGCCTCTGCAGGCGGACAGCATCCACAGCTTCACGGAGTTGGCATCCGGCATCGGTCCAGTGAGCCATGTGCGGCTGAACGTTATTCCGGATGGCGGCGTCAGCCGCCTGCGGCTATGGGGTCGTCTGCATCGTGGGGAGGAGGGCGCATGA
- the eutC gene encoding ethanolamine ammonia-lyase subunit EutC has translation MSENGDEPWRELRRFTDARIGMGRSGNGLPTRHWLDFRLAHAMARDSVHGALDVAALEHALQEAVPACETVIRVRSQAVDRPTYLQRPDLGRLLDPQDAKDLVQGNHEVVIVVADGLSAAAAMAVAPPLLAALVPLLEGWRIAPLVVAQQARVALGDPIGEALGARLAVMLIGERPGLSSPASLGAYLTWNPRPGRQNHQRNCISNIRPDGLPPEAAAHRIAALMKAARQRQLTGVKLKDTTREISTEATPGRLDTE, from the coding sequence ATGAGCGAGAACGGTGACGAGCCCTGGCGCGAGTTGCGCCGCTTCACCGATGCACGAATCGGCATGGGCCGCAGCGGCAACGGCCTGCCCACCCGGCACTGGTTGGACTTCCGCCTGGCACACGCCATGGCCCGGGACTCGGTGCATGGTGCTCTCGACGTGGCCGCGCTGGAGCATGCGTTGCAGGAGGCGGTGCCTGCGTGTGAGACGGTGATTCGCGTCCGCAGCCAGGCAGTGGATCGACCCACCTACCTGCAAAGGCCGGATCTGGGACGCTTGCTGGACCCACAGGATGCCAAGGATCTGGTGCAAGGCAACCACGAAGTGGTGATCGTGGTGGCGGATGGCCTGTCGGCGGCGGCGGCCATGGCGGTGGCGCCGCCGCTGCTGGCGGCATTGGTTCCGCTGCTCGAGGGCTGGCGGATCGCACCGCTGGTGGTGGCGCAACAGGCTCGCGTCGCCCTGGGCGACCCCATTGGGGAGGCTCTGGGCGCGCGATTGGCGGTGATGCTGATCGGCGAGCGGCCGGGCCTCTCCAGCCCTGCCAGCCTGGGTGCCTATCTCACCTGGAACCCACGCCCGGGCCGGCAGAATCATCAGCGTAACTGCATCTCCAACATTCGTCCCGACGGACTGCCGCCGGAGGCTGCGGCGCACCGGATCGCGGCATTGATGAAGGCCGCGCGGCAACGGCAACTCACCGGCGTCAAGCTCAAGGACACCACCCGGGAGATCAGCACGGAGGCGACGCCCGGGCGGTTGGATACGGAGTGA
- a CDS encoding SAM-dependent methyltransferase, with protein sequence MTEQRRRAARTARNYYDTADADNFYRRLWGGEDIHLGLYGRDDVDIYSASRRTIAAMAAMLPALDADKHILDLGAGYGGSARWLAREYACRVTALNISHRENTRNLRLTDQQNLEDRIQVLEGSFEDVPIADGSIDVVWSQDALLHSGDRPRVLSEAVRVLEPGGHLIFTDPMQADDARGGLEPILARLQLQSMGSREFYEQTLAGLGMRLLRYDDHSDMVARHYGAVLEALITQRESLQQDISSEYLERMAEGLRHWIAGGQQGLLHWGIYLFRKPDFPD encoded by the coding sequence ATGACTGAGCAAAGACGGCGCGCCGCAAGAACCGCACGCAACTACTACGACACCGCTGATGCGGACAACTTCTACCGCCGCCTATGGGGCGGGGAAGACATTCACCTGGGGCTGTACGGCCGCGACGATGTCGACATCTACAGCGCCAGCCGACGGACCATTGCCGCCATGGCAGCAATGCTGCCGGCTCTGGACGCCGACAAGCACATTCTCGACCTGGGCGCGGGCTACGGCGGCAGCGCCCGCTGGCTGGCCCGGGAATACGCCTGCCGGGTCACCGCGCTGAACATCAGCCACCGGGAGAATACCCGTAACCTGCGGCTGACGGACCAGCAGAATCTGGAGGATCGCATCCAGGTGCTGGAGGGCAGCTTCGAGGATGTGCCCATCGCCGACGGCAGCATCGACGTGGTGTGGTCCCAGGACGCGCTGCTCCACAGCGGAGATCGGCCACGGGTGCTCTCCGAGGCGGTTCGGGTCCTGGAACCCGGCGGCCACCTGATCTTTACCGACCCCATGCAGGCAGACGACGCCAGAGGCGGGCTGGAGCCCATACTGGCCCGTCTGCAGCTGCAATCCATGGGCTCCCGGGAATTCTACGAACAGACCCTGGCCGGCCTCGGCATGCGGCTGCTGCGCTACGACGATCACTCCGACATGGTCGCGCGGCATTACGGCGCAGTGCTCGAGGCCCTGATTACCCAGCGCGAAAGCCTGCAGCAGGACATCAGCAGCGAGTACCTTGAACGCATGGCGGAAGGGCTTCGGCACTGGATCGCCGGCGGTCAGCAGGGCCTTCTGCACTGGGGTATCTACTTGTTTCGCAAACCCGATTTTCCAGATTGA
- a CDS encoding ethanolamine ammonia-lyase subunit EutB, with amino-acid sequence MAYSVNLRNQRYHFADLTTLLARATPDRAGDRLAGVAASSATERVAAQLALADVPLGQFLNEAVVPYEEDAVTRLIIDSHDPAAFQPVSSLTVGGFRDWLLSDTATTEALQALASGLTPEMVAAVSKLMRNQDLIAVAAKCRVETGFRNTIGGPGTLAVRLQPNHPTDDEAGIAASILDGLLYGIGDAVIGINPVTDNTDTMVRLLQLVDTLRERHAIPTQSCVLAHVTTAMEAMERGAPVDLVFQSIAGTEAANDSFGINLALLAEAREAALSLKRYTVGDNVMYFETGQGSALSADAHHGVDQQTLETRAYAVARAYRPLLVNTVVGFIGPEYLFDGREIIRAGLEDHCCGKLLGLPMGVDVCYTNHAEADQDDMDNLLTLMGVAGVNFVMGVPGADDIMLNYQSTSFHDALYVREVLGRQPAPEFAAWLRRMEIMTEAGRMRPALEGPAGRLLTVDQPRGRA; translated from the coding sequence ATGGCCTATTCCGTCAATCTGCGAAACCAGCGCTACCACTTCGCCGATCTCACCACCCTGCTGGCCCGGGCGACGCCCGACCGCGCCGGTGACCGGCTGGCCGGCGTTGCAGCATCGTCGGCGACCGAGCGGGTCGCGGCACAACTGGCGCTCGCGGATGTGCCGCTCGGGCAGTTTCTCAACGAGGCGGTGGTGCCCTACGAAGAGGACGCGGTGACCCGCCTGATTATCGACAGCCACGACCCCGCTGCGTTCCAGCCGGTATCCAGCCTGACGGTGGGCGGCTTCCGCGACTGGCTGCTCTCCGATACCGCCACCACCGAGGCGCTGCAGGCGCTGGCATCGGGCCTCACGCCGGAAATGGTGGCGGCGGTGAGCAAGCTCATGCGCAACCAGGACCTGATCGCCGTGGCCGCCAAGTGCCGGGTAGAGACTGGCTTTCGCAACACCATCGGCGGCCCGGGCACCCTGGCGGTGCGCCTGCAGCCCAACCACCCCACCGACGACGAGGCCGGCATTGCCGCATCCATTCTGGATGGCCTGCTGTACGGCATCGGCGATGCGGTGATCGGCATCAACCCCGTCACCGACAACACCGACACCATGGTCCGGCTGCTGCAGCTGGTGGACACGCTGCGGGAGCGTCATGCCATTCCCACCCAGAGCTGCGTCCTGGCCCATGTGACCACCGCCATGGAGGCCATGGAACGGGGTGCGCCGGTGGATCTGGTGTTCCAGTCCATCGCCGGAACCGAGGCGGCCAACGACAGCTTCGGGATCAACCTGGCGCTGCTGGCGGAGGCTCGGGAGGCCGCGCTCTCCCTCAAGCGCTACACCGTGGGCGACAACGTGATGTACTTCGAAACCGGTCAGGGCAGCGCCCTGTCCGCCGACGCCCATCACGGCGTCGATCAGCAGACCTTGGAAACACGGGCCTATGCCGTGGCCCGGGCCTACCGGCCACTGCTGGTGAATACGGTGGTGGGCTTCATCGGCCCGGAATACCTGTTTGACGGTCGCGAGATAATCCGCGCCGGACTTGAGGATCACTGCTGCGGCAAGCTGCTGGGCCTGCCCATGGGGGTGGACGTTTGCTACACCAACCACGCCGAGGCGGATCAGGACGACATGGACAACCTGCTCACGCTGATGGGCGTGGCCGGCGTCAACTTCGTCATGGGCGTGCCGGGGGCGGACGACATCATGCTCAATTACCAGAGCACCAGCTTTCATGACGCACTTTACGTGCGTGAGGTGCTGGGCCGTCAGCCGGCACCGGAGTTTGCCGCCTGGCTGCGGCGCATGGAAATCATGACCGAGGCCGGCCGGATGCGCCCGGCGCTAGAGGGCCCTGCTGGGCGCCTGCTGACTGTCGATCAGCCCCGGGGGCGCGCATGA